Proteins from a single region of Corynebacterium pseudogenitalium:
- a CDS encoding TIGR00730 family Rossman fold protein, with product MAPHKSPRPDKERKLRGPIMLRSEDTEQPTTHDRRLLESLGYSDHDWKHADPWRVMRIQSEFVAGFDALSDLPKAVTVFGSARLNEGTEEYALSCEVGKALVEAGYAVITGGGPGLMEGPNRGAHDADGISVGLGIELPFEQTLNDWVDLGLNFRYFFARKTMFLKYSQAFIALPGGYGTMDELFETLVMVQTQKVTNFPIVLMGTEFWSGLVAWIEEQLLGRGLISPGDESLFYVTDSVDDAIAHIVHAHKVMTDARLRDAHNEDV from the coding sequence ATGGCACCTCACAAGTCACCGCGACCGGACAAGGAGCGAAAACTGCGCGGCCCAATCATGCTGCGAAGCGAGGACACCGAACAGCCGACGACGCACGACCGTCGCCTCCTGGAGTCCTTGGGCTACAGCGACCACGACTGGAAACACGCGGACCCGTGGCGTGTGATGCGAATCCAGTCTGAGTTTGTCGCAGGCTTCGACGCACTGAGCGACTTGCCGAAGGCGGTCACTGTGTTTGGCTCCGCACGCCTCAACGAAGGCACGGAAGAGTATGCGCTGTCATGCGAGGTAGGCAAGGCGCTCGTCGAGGCGGGATACGCGGTCATCACTGGTGGCGGTCCAGGCTTGATGGAGGGGCCGAACCGCGGTGCCCACGATGCCGACGGCATCTCGGTGGGGCTCGGCATTGAGTTGCCGTTCGAACAAACGCTTAACGATTGGGTCGACCTCGGCCTGAACTTCCGCTACTTCTTCGCGCGCAAGACAATGTTCTTGAAGTACTCGCAGGCGTTCATCGCGCTGCCGGGCGGGTACGGGACCATGGACGAGCTGTTCGAAACGCTCGTGATGGTGCAAACCCAAAAGGTTACGAACTTCCCGATAGTGCTCATGGGCACCGAGTTCTGGTCCGGCCTGGTTGCGTGGATTGAGGAGCAGCTGCTCGGCCGCGGCCTCATCTCGCCGGGCGATGAATCCCTGTTCTACGTCACCGACTCCGTCGACGACGCGATCGCGCACATCGTGCACGCACATAAGGTGATGACAGACGCGCGCCTGCGAGATGCTCACAACGAGGACGTCTAA